Sequence from the Anaerolineae bacterium genome:
TGCGCCGGATAAAGTATCCATCTCCAGATCACCCTGCCGGGCCAGGGAGGTCAGCGCCGCCAGGGTAATGTGCCGGGAATCTACTTCAAAGAAGTTACGCAGGGCTTTGCGGCCATCGCTGCGGCCAAAACCGTCCGTGCCCAGGGAAGTTAGGGGGCCGGGCACCCAACGAGCAATCGAGTCGGGCAGCACCTTCATGTAATCGGAGGCGGCCACAAATACGCCGGGCACGTCGGCCAATACTTGGGT
This genomic interval carries:
- a CDS encoding pyruvate dehydrogenase (acetyl-transferring), homodimeric type, with amino-acid sequence VWSVTSYKELRRDGLDVERWNMLHPTEEPRLPYVTQVLADVPGVFVAASDYMKVLPDSIARWVPGPLTSLGTDGFGRSDGRKALRNFFEVDSRHITLAALTSLARQGDLEMDTLSGAMEELEIAPDKLNPMIS